The genomic region TTTTTAATAGAAATTGCTAAAAAAATAGCTATTATTAAAAATAAAAGTGTTAATGAAATAGCAAAACAAACAACAAAAAATTTTTTTAAATTATTTAATAAAGTTACAAACTTTAACATGAAACATTAACAATTTTTATTTAAATATTTTACTATTGTATTAATTATTATAAAAAAAAATATTTATTATTTAGGATTTTATAAAATGTTCAAAAATTCATTTGCAAACTTGCAAAAAGTAGGTAAATCACTAATGTTACCTGTATCAGTATTACCTATAGCAGGTATTTTATTAGGACTAGGATCTGCCAATTTTGTATTTATTCCTAATATCATGTCACACATTATGGCTGAAGCAGGAAGCTCTGTATTTAATAACATGCCATTAATATTTGCTATAGGTGTAGCATTAGGATTTACAAATAACGATGGAGTTGCTGCTTTAGCTGCCGTGATTGCATATGGCATAATGATAAAGACTTTAAATGTTGTAACATCTTTTAATGTAGTAAATAAAATTTTACTACATAATAGCATTATACCAATTAAACAATTAAATGATACTGGAATATTAGGAGGTATAATAGCAGGAGCAGTAGCTGCATTCATGTTTAATAAATTTTATCGTATTAAATTACCAGAGTATCTAGGATTTTTTGCAGGTAAAAGATTTGTTCCTATTATTTCTGGTTTAGCATCTATTATATTAGGAATAATACTATCATTTATATGGCCTCACATAGGATTTTTAATTAAAAAATTTTCTGAATGGGCTGCTTACCAAAATCCTATTTTAGCCTTTGGAATATATGGAATTGTTGAAAGAACACTAGTACCATTTGGCTTACATCACATATGGAATGTTCCATTTCAAATGCAGATAGGTGAATATATTAACTCTTCAGGCCAAATATTTCATGGAGATATTTCAAGATATATGGCTGGAGATATGACAGCAGGAAAATTATCCGGAGGTTTTTTATTCAAAATGTATGGTTTACCAGCTGCTGCTATAGCAATATGGCATAGTTCTAAAAAAGAAAATAAAGCTAAGATAGGAGGAATAATGCTATCAGCAGCATTAACGGCTTTTCTTACAGGAATAACAGAACCTATAGAATTTTCTTTTATTTTGGTAGCTCCAATTTTATATGTCATTCACGCAATATTAGCAGGTTTAGCTTTTCCTTTATGCATAGCATTAGATATGAAATCTGGAACTAGTTTTTCTCACGGTTTAATTGATTTTTTAGTTTTAAGCGGTCATAGTAATAATATACTATTATTTCCTATAGTAGGAGTGATTTATGGATTAATTTACTATCTTATATTTTATTTTGTAATAATTAAATTTAATTTAAAAACTCCTGGAAGAGAAGAATATTCAAAATATATTTTAACAAAAAAAGATGATTCTGAAATAGCAAAACTTATAGTAGATGCCTTAGGAGGCAAAAAAAATATAAAAAACCTAGATGCTTGTATTACAAGATTAAGAGTAAGTGTTTTAGAAATACAAAAGGTAAATAAAAATAAACTAAATAAATTAGGTGCAGCAGGAGTAATAATTTCAGGATTAGGAGTACAAGCAATTTTTGGTACAAAATCAGACAACTTAAAAACAAAAATAGACGAATATTTAAATAAATAATTCTTATCACAAAATAAATAAAAATTACAAAAAAGAGAATAAA from Buchnera aphidicola (Neophyllaphis podocarpi) harbors:
- the ptsG gene encoding PTS glucose transporter subunit IIBC → MFKNSFANLQKVGKSLMLPVSVLPIAGILLGLGSANFVFIPNIMSHIMAEAGSSVFNNMPLIFAIGVALGFTNNDGVAALAAVIAYGIMIKTLNVVTSFNVVNKILLHNSIIPIKQLNDTGILGGIIAGAVAAFMFNKFYRIKLPEYLGFFAGKRFVPIISGLASIILGIILSFIWPHIGFLIKKFSEWAAYQNPILAFGIYGIVERTLVPFGLHHIWNVPFQMQIGEYINSSGQIFHGDISRYMAGDMTAGKLSGGFLFKMYGLPAAAIAIWHSSKKENKAKIGGIMLSAALTAFLTGITEPIEFSFILVAPILYVIHAILAGLAFPLCIALDMKSGTSFSHGLIDFLVLSGHSNNILLFPIVGVIYGLIYYLIFYFVIIKFNLKTPGREEYSKYILTKKDDSEIAKLIVDALGGKKNIKNLDACITRLRVSVLEIQKVNKNKLNKLGAAGVIISGLGVQAIFGTKSDNLKTKIDEYLNK